Proteins found in one Thalassomonas actiniarum genomic segment:
- a CDS encoding GNAT family N-acetyltransferase: protein MSPEFEFCRAHKSDKKAIKRFYRRHSYSASFMGLDSCYLVKEQQEIIACVLQSQLLVENNQSLLHALVVDPAYRRQSIATSLLDYCCAFHPLTVCFAVPQLAPLYLSNNFQLAEPEQLSPLLAKRYLQYIKTKPELAIFIRDIKKNQQSRQNKLNK from the coding sequence TTGTCTCCTGAATTTGAATTTTGCCGGGCGCATAAGTCCGATAAAAAAGCCATCAAGCGTTTTTACCGCCGGCACAGCTATAGCGCCAGTTTTATGGGCCTGGACAGCTGTTACCTGGTAAAAGAGCAACAAGAGATTATCGCCTGTGTTTTACAGTCCCAACTGCTTGTTGAAAATAACCAGAGCTTATTACATGCCCTGGTCGTTGACCCCGCCTACCGCCGACAATCAATAGCCACCAGCTTACTGGACTATTGCTGCGCTTTTCACCCGCTCACGGTTTGCTTTGCCGTGCCACAGCTGGCTCCCCTGTATTTATCGAATAACTTTCAATTGGCAGAGCCGGAGCAGCTCTCCCCTTTGTTGGCCAAACGCTATTTGCAATATATTAAAACAAAACCTGAACTTGCCATCTTTATCCGCGATATTAAAAAGAATCAGCAGTCACGCCAAAACAAACTGAACAAATAA
- the ilvN gene encoding acetolactate synthase small subunit, with protein sequence MRRILAILLENEPGSLSRIVGLFSQRAFNIESLTVAPTDEPSLSRITIATTGDDKVLEQIVKQVNKLVDVIKITDLTERPHVERELLLIKVLAMTDKSRTEVKRVTDIFRGAIIDIGKQVYTVQLTGDSDKLNAFIKTLGNETEIIEVVRSGCVGIARGEKALRV encoded by the coding sequence ATGCGTCGTATATTAGCCATATTATTAGAAAACGAACCCGGTTCCCTGTCGCGCATAGTCGGCTTATTCTCGCAGCGGGCATTTAATATCGAAAGTTTAACGGTTGCGCCAACGGACGAGCCAAGCTTATCCCGTATTACCATAGCCACCACAGGCGATGACAAGGTGCTGGAGCAAATTGTCAAACAGGTGAATAAGCTGGTGGATGTGATCAAGATCACAGACCTGACCGAAAGGCCCCATGTCGAACGGGAGTTGTTGCTGATTAAAGTGTTGGCCATGACGGATAAGTCGCGCACCGAAGTCAAACGGGTCACGGATATTTTCCGAGGCGCCATTATCGATATCGGCAAGCAGGTTTATACGGTACAGCTCACCGGCGACAGCGATAAACTTAACGCCTTTATTAAAACCCTGGGCAATGAAACCGAAATCATCGAAGTGGTACGCTCCGGCTGTGTCGGCATCGCCCGCGGAGAAAAAGCACTGCGGGTATAA
- a CDS encoding acetolactate synthase 3 large subunit — protein sequence MTTELYTGAEMVVKALSALKVKYIFGYPGGSILDIYDAIYQQQDVEHILVRHEQAATHMADGYTRATGEVGVVLATSGPGATNCVTGIATAYMDSIPMVILAGQVASSLIGDDAFQETDIVGCSRPIVKHSFNCRNMEEIPNIIAKAFYIAKSGRPGPVVVELPKDMLIPQNKAPFHIDTQVKMRSYNPTEKGHPKQIKKAVNTLINAKQLVIYSGGGIVLADASELLTTLVETLDAPVTNTLMGLGGISGTHKNFIGMLGMHGSLEANKAMANADVILALGARFDDRVTNNVNKFCPDATIIHVDVDPTSISKTINAHVPVVGLVDVVIKQLLDELNTIGFTPDEAVTAPWWQQINQWRSVKSVSYEQNGDKIKPQRVVEAMYKITKGQAYVCSDVGQHQMFAAQYYPFDKPRRWINSGGLGTMGFGLPAAMGAKLAFPDSDVICITGDGSIQMNIQELSTCLQYNLPVVIVSLNNRSLGMVRQWQDMIYGGRHSSSYMESLPDFVKLAEAYGHVGIQINHLDELDSKLEQAFAVKNRLVFVDILVDEKEHVYPMQIRHGAVDEMWIKKGEKS from the coding sequence ATGACAACTGAGTTATATACCGGTGCCGAAATGGTAGTAAAAGCGCTATCGGCATTAAAGGTGAAATACATATTTGGCTATCCCGGTGGCTCAATACTGGATATCTATGATGCGATTTACCAGCAACAAGATGTTGAGCATATTTTAGTGCGTCATGAACAGGCCGCCACCCATATGGCGGACGGTTATACCCGGGCAACCGGCGAAGTCGGCGTGGTATTGGCGACCTCGGGACCGGGGGCTACCAACTGTGTTACCGGTATTGCCACCGCCTATATGGACTCGATTCCCATGGTAATATTAGCCGGCCAGGTTGCCAGCAGTTTAATTGGCGATGATGCCTTCCAGGAAACCGATATCGTCGGCTGCTCCCGCCCGATAGTCAAACACAGTTTTAACTGCCGCAATATGGAAGAAATTCCTAATATTATTGCCAAGGCCTTTTATATAGCCAAGTCAGGCCGACCCGGTCCGGTCGTGGTAGAACTGCCTAAAGATATGCTGATCCCGCAAAACAAGGCGCCGTTTCATATCGATACCCAGGTAAAAATGCGCTCTTATAATCCGACGGAAAAAGGCCACCCCAAGCAAATTAAAAAAGCCGTCAATACCCTGATCAATGCCAAACAATTAGTGATCTATTCCGGCGGCGGCATTGTCCTGGCCGATGCCTCAGAATTGCTAACCACCTTAGTCGAAACCTTAGATGCCCCGGTCACCAATACCTTAATGGGCCTTGGCGGCATATCCGGCACCCATAAAAACTTTATCGGCATGCTCGGCATGCACGGCTCTTTGGAAGCCAATAAAGCCATGGCCAATGCCGACGTGATTTTAGCCTTAGGCGCCAGGTTTGACGACAGGGTCACCAATAACGTGAATAAATTCTGTCCCGACGCCACCATTATCCATGTCGATGTCGACCCGACCTCGATATCAAAAACCATTAATGCCCATGTGCCTGTGGTTGGCCTGGTGGATGTTGTTATTAAACAATTGCTCGATGAACTTAACACGATAGGTTTTACCCCGGATGAAGCCGTCACAGCCCCCTGGTGGCAGCAAATCAACCAGTGGCGCAGCGTAAAAAGCGTCAGTTATGAGCAAAACGGCGATAAGATCAAACCCCAGCGCGTGGTTGAAGCCATGTACAAGATCACCAAAGGGCAAGCCTATGTTTGCTCCGATGTCGGCCAGCACCAAATGTTTGCCGCGCAATATTATCCCTTTGACAAACCCAGGCGCTGGATCAATTCTGGCGGACTCGGCACTATGGGCTTTGGCCTGCCGGCAGCCATGGGGGCCAAACTGGCTTTTCCCGACAGTGATGTCATCTGTATTACCGGTGACGGCTCTATCCAGATGAATATCCAGGAATTATCCACCTGTTTGCAATATAACCTGCCCGTGGTCATTGTCTCGCTCAATAACCGCTCGCTGGGTATGGTACGCCAGTGGCAGGACATGATTTATGGCGGCCGCCACTCTTCCTCTTATATGGAATCACTGCCTGATTTTGTCAAACTGGCGGAGGCTTATGGCCATGTCGGTATTCAAATTAACCATCTAGATGAACTGGACAGCAAGCTGGAACAGGCCTTTGCCGTTAAAAACCGTTTAGTCTTTGTCGACATCCTGGTGGATGAAAAAGAACATGTTTACCCGATGCAAATTCGCCACGGTGCGGTAGACGAAATGTGGATCAAAAAAGGAGAGAAATCCTGA